From the Xiphophorus couchianus chromosome 11, X_couchianus-1.0, whole genome shotgun sequence genome, the window TAGATATTCATTCAGATGAAAAAtaagtgatttaaaatgtataaaagtaaTTCAGATGCAAAGTTTAGGggataaatgtaatattttgtttgtaattacTATTTTTTGTTGGAAGAGGGCTACTGGATAAAGAATCATCtgtaataaagtaattttaatatttctctgtTGCATAGTGTGTATGTTGGcatcattttacaaaaacttcagtttaaatgtcagaatttgTATATTATGACAtgcttatatttatttttctcactatagtttttaatatattggcataaaaattatatttcttgaTCCTGATTGAAACTCGAGCAAGAGGACAAAATttggtgtcaaacattttaGCACTTTCTTTCACTGCCAGTGACTTTACATGTTTTTCACCTGGGTATGTACAATTGTATTTCATGAAAATTTTCAGTCTCATaaactaataataaatgtaaagttgTATTTAAACATTAATCCATGGGGGGTAATTAATACtgacttcactgcaaaaacaaaatttccccATGTTTTTAtgctctagtttctagtgcaaatatgttagtacatttgaaataagataaaactaacatacaagtaTATTTTCTGAAGGTAGCAAagtttgttttgagtcaataattccttaatattgataaaaaagaaGTATTTTCCTTGAAAAGTATTTCACATACAATAAGACATGTTATCTGCTAGTGTAACTAATGCCTTTAGTTACTTTTAAgctacttttgttttatttaaactgtactGAAATACTTGATGAGATTTGGTGCTTTTGCAGTGTGATACAAATAGAGTGAAGCCATATTGTGACATGTAGTTTGTCTTTCAGAAACACTTTGACAGACTAAATCCTGCCGGCATCACCACCGTGAAACTGCGAAGCGTTGAGATGCcgttctgaaacaaaaaatctccaGACCTGAGAAGCACCACTGAGCAGTTTGTCCCTTCAGGTTCTAAATATTGGTCTTCAACACAGGAGGTGGAGAAACTCAACAAACATGACCCTGGACTGACCTTTTTGgataagaatttatttttctagttttgaAAACCTAACgtataaaatatctgaaaatgtcTTATCGAGTGAAAGACCTCTTCCAGGTGAAGCTCTCTCCGTCCACATCGTCCACACTGCTCTGCCCTGCTGGCTGGGCTCTGGATCTCTTCATCATGGCGCCTCTCCTCCGACGAGGCATCGCTGCAGCGTTCATCTTGCTCTTCTGTCCTTTGACGCTGTTTACTTCCTGTTGGCCTCTCCAGCTTTTCCAATCCCTTTCTGCCTCTTTCAGGAAGTCAGACGCCACTCTTAGGAACTCCAGCACTGCGATATGACTCCAGATAccttcatcctcatcctcactcTTTGTCCTCCTTTCACCCGTCTGCCGGTTGGCGTCCAGGGCGAAACCGCAGTGCCCTCCTCTGTCTGTTAGCGCCAGCAGGAAGTAAGGGTTGCTCTGGAAAAGGGAAACGGGGAGCGTGGAGgctggagggaggagaggatcATCAGAGCTGCAGATGCAGAGCACTGGGACCGCCACCTCATCTGCATCTCTCAGAGGTTCATTCCTCCCCCAGTAGCTCTCCCAGTCCGCTGCTGGGTAAGCTCTTTCACCCAGAGCCCAGGCCGCTGCTGAGGGAGATGCAGGGTTTCTCTCTGTGGATGGAGAATTTTTCTCACTGGGAGAGCAGAAAAGAGCTTCTTCAAAATCTCTGAGGCTGGAGGATCGGAGGGCACGATCCACATCCAGGATTCCTCGGAGCGAACTGACATATCTATTGAGAGCatggaagaaaagcaaagattttAGCAAATATAGCAAAACTAAAATCTGGAGTTTGTGCAGAGTTGGGTGACGTTTTggaaaaaactgtaattttaggATTATTTTGCTATGCTGTGCTTTCTACTGTTACTggtaattttattgtgatgtattgctactcttacttcagTCAACTTTCTGGATATTGTTGTGagttcactgaatgaagaacaaccttgttttaaccaaaaacagacacacacctgtaggttttttaaaaaaaaaaaaagttctataatttttatattgaaagGAACTGATTTGTAACGATGCtccttttgcctgattttgctgcaaattgttttaatatagatttttaaaatacaattttaaagatttaaatattaaattactgatgttttgatcagttactcagtacttgagtagactttttaccaaacacttgtttactcttacttgagaaCAATTTTTGGCTACACTAGCCGCCTCTGGATTTGTGTATAAAATTCTCACCTGCTCAGCtgcatttttctgtgaaatagcACCCCCCAGCGGTAAATAGGCGGCATGGCGCTTTCAAACCACAGTTGCCCCAGCAACACAGGTGAGatggctgcagctgctgttagGCAGGTGCTTGAACCTCGCTCGCCCAAATAGGACAGCAGGACGGCGGAGCCCGATCCTTCACTCACCGCAACCAACACGGAGGACGGGTGCCGACTGCGGACATACACAACCGCCTGAAAACACACGGAATTGCTACCGTAAGCTGTAAAAATATGATGGAAAAATATGTCTGAACTCATGACAAAATATATGAAAGTGGActctgcacatttaaaaactcaacCACAAAGGTAacttttg encodes:
- the LOC114152836 gene encoding protein ABHD15; amino-acid sequence: MESYMLDCLLCLLPCSLFFLLSLGLRWPGLCSWINAAVRAAGWKLWVTICLILELKPPETLSGQTSFGPRLICKPSALARYLLQHCGSLTKAKLADWPWGDPHLQTVSSQMYGEHADSIQFTREHLLLKDGGVVALDWVTAKRRWEVKKEQQSGRKAIGCFTSTPPVLLLIPQSWGGTTPHLQRLCQQAARQGFSVVVFHHRGTARSPLTTARICEFGDPADLEQAVVYVRSRHPSSVLVAVSEGSGSAVLLSYLGERGSSTCLTAAAAISPVLLGQLWFESAMPPIYRWGVLFHRKMQLSRYVSSLRGILDVDRALRSSSLRDFEEALFCSPSEKNSPSTERNPASPSAAAWALGERAYPAADWESYWGRNEPLRDADEVAVPVLCICSSDDPLLPPASTLPVSLFQSNPYFLLALTDRGGHCGFALDANRQTGERRTKSEDEDEGIWSHIAVLEFLRVASDFLKEAERDWKSWRGQQEVNSVKGQKSKMNAAAMPRRRRGAMMKRSRAQPAGQSSVDDVDGESFTWKRSFTR